A single [Chlorobium] sp. 445 DNA region contains:
- the nadD gene encoding nicotinate (nicotinamide) nucleotide adenylyltransferase: MSSIVLFGGTFDPPHLGHLALCTLTRELLQPDKVILSVSRNPLKSGTTASDQQRFEMVSLLVEELNETGNCFMASDWELKQNDPSYTLETLQYLAMQYPNAKLLLAIGEDNYRIFSKWKSPDKILDMAELVVFSRQLQPNTPSLLPEFPNAKLHFIKLDLPISSTALRLELAQPERRQLTFRKMPSLIARYISAHNLYLSVEA; this comes from the coding sequence TTGTCATCTATCGTCTTGTTTGGTGGCACATTTGATCCGCCACACCTTGGTCATCTTGCACTTTGCACACTGACGCGAGAACTTCTCCAACCTGACAAAGTGATTTTGAGCGTCTCGCGCAATCCGCTCAAATCTGGGACAACCGCCAGCGATCAACAACGCTTCGAGATGGTCTCACTCTTAGTAGAAGAGCTCAATGAAACCGGCAATTGCTTCATGGCTAGCGACTGGGAACTCAAGCAGAATGATCCTTCTTACACACTCGAGACCTTGCAATATCTTGCCATGCAATACCCAAACGCTAAGCTGCTTTTAGCTATTGGCGAAGACAATTACCGCATTTTTTCAAAATGGAAATCGCCCGATAAGATTCTGGATATGGCTGAACTTGTTGTCTTCTCACGTCAGCTGCAGCCTAATACACCTTCACTTTTGCCTGAATTTCCAAATGCCAAACTGCATTTTATCAAATTAGATTTGCCGATTTCATCAACAGCGCTGCGTCTCGAGCTTGCTCAGCCTGAACGCCGTCAACTTACTTTTCGCAAAATGCCTTCGCTGATTGCACGCTATATTAGTGCGCATAACTTATATCTTAGCGTTGAAGCTTAG